The stretch of DNA CAAATGCTGGCGCAGCGTAAAGGTGTTGTTATTCAGCAATTGAGTCTCAACGCAGCAGGCGAAATAGACTTAAATCATCTGGAAAGTTTGCTCAGCTCCCCACGCGCCAAACTAGTCGGCATCAGCCATGCGTCAAATGCGATTGGCAGCATTCAAGACATCCAAAAAATATGTGACTTGTCACACAAAAAAGGCTGCAAAGTACTTGTCGATGGCGCACAGGCCGTGGCCCATCTTGCCATTGACGTACAAGCTTTAGATTGTGATTTTTATGTATTTTCTGGCCATAAGGTTTATGGCCCGACAGGCATCGGGGTTGCCTATATCAAGACAGAAATCATGCATCGACTGCCACCATGGCAAGGTGGCGGTGAAATGATCGACGTGGTGTCATTCAGCGGTACCAGCTATGCTCCTGCACCGCAACGCTTGGAAGCAGGCACACCCGCCATCGCACAAGCAGTCGGCCTTGCTGCAGCCTTGAGCTGGCTACAACAAATTGATCGCGCCAGCTTAATCGCCCACGAAAAAGCATTACATACACAATTGGAAACTGGTTTAAGCAACATCGATGGCGTCATCATTCATGGCCGGGCAGCACACAAAGTAAGCCTAACCGCCATGACCTTCGCGCATGCACACCCCTACGATGTTGCGCAATTCTTAGATACGAAGGGTATAGCGGTGCGGGTTGGACATCACTGCGCACAGCCATTGATACATAGCCTGGGTATTACTGGCAGCCTGCGCGCATCTTTAGCAATTTATAACAGCCACAGCGATGTCGAGGCATTCTTGAATGCACTACAAGAAACACTGGAGCTATTACGATGACCGTGAACAATTTATCAAGCAGCACAGATGATCCGCGCTTTCATCATCCCTTTGGCAGCGAGATCAGCCTGCTGCAACTGGCACAATCCCTAGATGCCGCAGCCAGCTGGGAAGCCAAAAACCGCCTTCTGGTGCAATTATCAAAGCAGTTACCCGATTGGCCTGTTGCACAAAAAACCGCCGACGCCAAAGTGAGTGGCTGCGAAAGTCAGGTCTGGCTACGCTGCAACCCAAGCCCCGCCGGATGGCAGATCGCAGCAGATAGTGACTCAAGGATTGTTAAAGGGCTATTGGCGCTGGTGCTGACCGCTTTTAATCAACGCAGCAGCACAGAAATAATCGCTTTCGATTTCGAAGCCTGGCTCAATGAACGTGGCATGCAACGTTTTTTATCAGCCAGCCGCGGCAACGGACTACGCGCCATTACTGAGCAAATTAAATCAGAGGTCAGCCGATAGAATTCGGCCGACTAAGGCTGCAAATTACTGCACAGCTGCTAAAGTGAACTAATACTTACAGGCCATTCCATTATGCTGCGCCAAATTCCAGCCACTGAAACCGAGCAGTTGACCAAGAATTTGGTCATTCCACCACGACCTTTCATCCTG from Chitinibacter fontanus encodes:
- a CDS encoding aminotransferase class V-fold PLP-dependent enzyme; this translates as MLTTAPHKPDCSPYRAQFPIFEHHPDLVYLDNAATTQKPSAVLDAERHYYEHCNANVHRGAHRLAVAATDAFEGARATVAQFIHASSSDEIIFTRGTTEAINLIANTYGQLLEHGDEIIISTLEHHANIVPWQMLAQRKGVVIQQLSLNAAGEIDLNHLESLLSSPRAKLVGISHASNAIGSIQDIQKICDLSHKKGCKVLVDGAQAVAHLAIDVQALDCDFYVFSGHKVYGPTGIGVAYIKTEIMHRLPPWQGGGEMIDVVSFSGTSYAPAPQRLEAGTPAIAQAVGLAAALSWLQQIDRASLIAHEKALHTQLETGLSNIDGVIIHGRAAHKVSLTAMTFAHAHPYDVAQFLDTKGIAVRVGHHCAQPLIHSLGITGSLRASLAIYNSHSDVEAFLNALQETLELLR
- a CDS encoding SufE family protein — encoded protein: MTVNNLSSSTDDPRFHHPFGSEISLLQLAQSLDAAASWEAKNRLLVQLSKQLPDWPVAQKTADAKVSGCESQVWLRCNPSPAGWQIAADSDSRIVKGLLALVLTAFNQRSSTEIIAFDFEAWLNERGMQRFLSASRGNGLRAITEQIKSEVSR